Proteins from a single region of Mesotoga sp. UBA6090:
- the rlmN gene encoding 23S rRNA (adenine(2503)-C(2))-methyltransferase RlmN, translating into MKDILSLGLDELRDLMLSIEESAFRASQIFNWVYKKRTLSFSEMMNLPKGLRGELSGLLYFPPMEVVEKQVSKDGTEKFLWKLEDENQIESVVLRHPRHVTFCISSQVGCPLNCSFCATGAGGFSRNLSTGEIVSQVIHMERAVGRPVDNIVFMGMGEPFLNENSVYKAIDILHDPRGRNLGFRRFTISTAGIPEGIKKLADSGMEIRLSVSLHSAKDGLRSSLMPVNRMHSLDSLREALVYYQQKTGNRITFEYALISGMNDTVGDVAQLIKYLRGIKSFINIIPVNPFNPDFERPSDQKVADFEEGLRAVGFESAARQEKGTDIDAACGQLRQRRRG; encoded by the coding sequence ATGAAAGACATTCTTTCGCTAGGTCTTGACGAGCTGAGAGATCTGATGCTTTCTATAGAAGAATCTGCTTTTAGAGCTAGCCAGATCTTCAACTGGGTCTACAAGAAAAGAACTCTGAGCTTTTCAGAAATGATGAACCTTCCCAAGGGTCTTCGAGGAGAACTATCAGGATTACTGTACTTCCCACCAATGGAGGTGGTTGAAAAGCAGGTTTCGAAAGACGGTACAGAAAAGTTCTTGTGGAAACTCGAAGATGAAAATCAAATTGAGTCCGTTGTTTTGAGGCATCCTCGACATGTTACTTTCTGTATCTCTTCTCAGGTAGGTTGTCCTTTGAACTGCTCTTTCTGTGCAACGGGAGCGGGAGGCTTTTCTCGGAACCTTTCGACCGGTGAAATTGTCTCTCAGGTAATCCATATGGAAAGAGCTGTTGGCAGACCCGTCGACAACATTGTCTTCATGGGAATGGGTGAGCCCTTTCTCAATGAGAACAGTGTATACAAGGCAATTGATATCCTTCATGATCCCAGAGGCAGAAATCTTGGGTTTCGGCGTTTCACAATATCCACCGCTGGAATACCCGAAGGAATAAAGAAACTTGCCGATTCAGGAATGGAAATCCGACTTTCAGTTTCACTTCACAGCGCCAAAGATGGTTTAAGAAGCTCGTTGATGCCAGTAAATAGGATGCATTCATTAGATTCGCTGAGAGAAGCACTTGTGTATTATCAACAGAAGACTGGAAACAGAATTACCTTTGAATATGCCTTGATAAGTGGAATGAATGACACAGTCGGAGATGTTGCACAGTTAATCAAATACCTTCGAGGAATTAAGTCTTTTATAAATATAATACCTGTGAACCCTTTCAATCCGGACTTCGAAAGACCTTCAGATCAGAAAGTTGCAGATTTCGAGGAAGGCTTAAGGGCCGTTGGATTTGAGAGTGCAGCAAGACAGGAAAAAGGCACAGACATTGATGCCGCTTGCGGCCAGTTAAGGCAGAGAAGAAGGGGGTAA
- a CDS encoding transcription antitermination factor NusB produces MIQDARSIALQTLSFFDANGYISFKKVEIALSTLSSKDRSFCINLIYGVLRKRIRIDYELARFLRKPSKVPLAVRNVLRMGVFQIQFLDSVPEYASIDSSVNLVGVKEFRNLVNAVLRKIADSGPSREQPFNVTYSHPEWLVNYWRDVEWIENLEELLEYNQTPPVQTVIASGREDELVRKGFVFDRSQYSDLINVFQRGDSMDKLENVDEVEYILSGVGVPVAKHSGSLTGRINSMPWLFHSLGLNAFTAAFQKAKELLRSFSKEHDDFIYYSQAMTEEENNKALNSLSDFQPVKMEEFFTRRGIASKFDGSGYWLQPWKAPLVSYVARLRRAR; encoded by the coding sequence TTGATTCAGGATGCTCGTTCCATAGCATTACAGACTCTGTCATTCTTTGACGCAAACGGTTACATTTCTTTCAAGAAGGTGGAGATAGCTCTCTCCACCCTTTCTTCAAAAGACCGATCTTTCTGTATAAACTTGATCTACGGAGTTCTGAGAAAGAGAATCAGAATCGACTATGAACTTGCTCGTTTCTTACGCAAGCCCAGCAAAGTTCCATTGGCGGTGAGAAATGTCTTGAGGATGGGGGTATTTCAGATCCAATTCCTGGACAGTGTACCTGAATACGCATCAATAGATTCTTCAGTGAACCTGGTGGGAGTAAAGGAGTTCAGAAACCTCGTGAATGCAGTTCTCAGAAAAATCGCAGATTCCGGTCCTTCGAGGGAGCAACCGTTCAATGTCACTTATTCCCACCCGGAGTGGCTTGTGAATTATTGGAGGGATGTGGAGTGGATAGAAAATCTTGAAGAGCTTCTGGAGTACAACCAAACACCTCCAGTACAGACGGTTATCGCTTCGGGCCGAGAGGATGAATTGGTCAGAAAGGGGTTTGTCTTTGATAGAAGTCAATACTCGGATCTTATTAATGTCTTTCAAAGAGGCGATTCTATGGACAAGCTCGAAAACGTTGATGAGGTTGAGTATATCCTTTCGGGAGTGGGTGTCCCAGTAGCAAAGCATAGTGGTAGCCTTACGGGAAGAATAAATTCTATGCCTTGGCTTTTCCATTCTCTGGGCCTCAACGCCTTTACAGCGGCTTTTCAGAAGGCGAAGGAGTTGCTGAGAAGCTTTTCGAAAGAGCACGATGATTTTATCTACTATAGCCAAGCAATGACCGAGGAGGAGAACAACAAGGCTCTGAATTCTTTGAGTGATTTCCAGCCGGTTAAAATGGAAGAGTTCTTCACAAGACGAGGAATTGCTTCTAAATTCGACGGCAGCGGCTACTGGCTGCAACCATGGAAAGCACCACTTGTCAGTTATGTGGCCAGGCTTAGGAGAGCAAGATGA
- a CDS encoding zinc metallopeptidase, giving the protein MFWDPTFIILIPAIILAAYAQFLVSSRFSQYSKVRSTFGFNGTQLARQLLDNAGLYDIKIERIRGNLTDHYDPKKRVIRLSDATHNSTSIAALGVVAHEIGHAIQDKEKYAPLVVRNAVVPVAQIGSSLSWIIFIIGLLMVSPILIRIGIVVFSAFVFFTLVTLPVEFNASSRAKQLLASMGMPSKELKGVSSVLGAAAMTYVASAATSILQLLRMLVLSGAGRD; this is encoded by the coding sequence TTGTTTTGGGATCCAACGTTCATAATTCTTATTCCCGCAATTATCTTGGCAGCTTACGCCCAGTTTCTTGTTAGCTCGCGGTTTTCTCAGTATTCGAAAGTTAGGTCTACCTTCGGGTTTAACGGCACTCAGTTAGCCAGACAGCTTCTTGATAACGCTGGGCTTTATGACATTAAGATAGAGAGAATAAGAGGCAATCTTACTGATCACTATGATCCAAAGAAGAGGGTTATACGATTGTCAGATGCAACTCACAACAGCACATCGATAGCGGCCTTGGGAGTGGTTGCGCATGAAATCGGCCATGCAATTCAAGACAAGGAAAAATATGCACCGTTAGTTGTTCGCAATGCAGTGGTACCTGTTGCACAGATTGGCTCTTCTCTCTCCTGGATTATCTTCATAATTGGGCTTCTGATGGTATCACCGATTCTAATTAGAATCGGAATCGTTGTCTTCTCAGCCTTTGTGTTTTTTACGCTGGTAACACTACCGGTCGAGTTCAATGCGAGTTCCAGAGCTAAGCAACTTCTTGCATCTATGGGAATGCCTTCGAAAGAGCTGAAGGGTGTGAGCTCCGTTCTGGGAGCGGCAGCGATGACTTACGTTGCGTCTGCCGCTACTTCGATTCTTCAGTTACTCAGAATGCTGGTGTTGTCGGGTGCTGGAAGAGATTGA
- a CDS encoding threonine synthase — translation MDLEYDSRFPVKEIEKRPPNMWRYREALPIEFDRSIISMSEGFTPLIEEEICGRKVLIKQDHLFPTGSYKDRGASVLISYAREHSVESVVEDSSGNAGCSISAYSARAGISCEIFVPERTSAGKLDQIRAYGARLRLIRGSREDTARSILKVASERFYASHTYNPVFLHGTKTFSFEICEQLGWKSPDAIVLPVGNGTLLLGAAIGFYEMKSVGIIDSIPKIVAVQSENCSPLLQAFCMRLKHPVLVEAKPTVAEGIAIERPVRGSQILRAVRESGGLFLGVSEMEIKEARSEMSRRGHFLEPTAAATIAGLKKYIAFSDPSEWIVSVFTGHGLKTG, via the coding sequence TTGGATTTGGAATACGATTCGCGCTTTCCTGTTAAGGAGATAGAAAAACGCCCTCCCAATATGTGGCGCTATCGGGAGGCCCTTCCGATAGAGTTTGATCGGTCTATCATATCTATGTCGGAAGGTTTCACTCCATTGATCGAAGAGGAAATATGCGGACGGAAGGTGCTGATTAAGCAGGACCATCTCTTTCCTACAGGTTCCTATAAGGATAGAGGGGCAAGCGTGCTCATAAGTTACGCCAGAGAGCACTCGGTTGAATCAGTTGTTGAAGATTCGTCGGGAAATGCGGGATGTTCGATTTCTGCCTATTCTGCCAGGGCAGGCATATCTTGTGAGATATTCGTTCCCGAACGGACTTCAGCGGGAAAACTAGATCAAATCAGAGCATACGGTGCCAGGTTAAGGTTGATTAGGGGTTCCAGAGAAGATACTGCGAGATCTATTCTCAAAGTTGCGAGTGAAAGGTTCTACGCAAGTCATACTTACAATCCGGTCTTTCTTCACGGAACAAAGACTTTTTCTTTCGAGATTTGCGAGCAACTAGGCTGGAAGAGCCCAGATGCGATTGTTCTTCCAGTGGGAAACGGGACCTTACTTCTTGGAGCGGCGATAGGATTTTACGAAATGAAATCTGTGGGAATAATCGACAGTATTCCAAAGATTGTTGCTGTACAGTCGGAGAACTGTTCTCCGCTTTTGCAGGCGTTTTGCATGAGGCTGAAGCATCCAGTGCTGGTAGAAGCAAAGCCTACGGTTGCAGAGGGAATTGCAATTGAAAGACCGGTAAGAGGATCCCAGATACTTAGAGCAGTTAGAGAAAGTGGCGGATTGTTTCTTGGTGTCTCAGAAATGGAGATAAAAGAAGCCCGAAGTGAAATGTCCAGAAGAGGTCATTTTCTGGAGCCAACTGCAGCGGCAACAATAGCGGGACTGAAGAAGTACATAGCTTTCTCAGATCCTAGTGAGTGGATCGTATCTGTGTTCACTGGTCACGGGCTCAAAACAGGATGA